In Mycobacterium sp. Aquia_213, the sequence TCATCGCGGCCTCGAGCCGGTCGTGTCCGGGCGGCAGCTCGGCCATGGCGGCCTCGATCGACTCCACGAGCTCGTCGTGAAATCGGATATGCAAGGCCCGCAGGTACTCGGCGCGGCTGGGCCAGTGCTGGTAGAAGCTGCCCTTCGCCATGCCGGCCTCGGCGACAATGGCGTTCACCGAGATCCTTGCCAGGTCAGCGGTTCCCAGCAGGCGCTGCCCCGCGTCCAGCAGCGCATTGCGTCCGGGCTCCGGCGATCTCACCGTAATCCCGCTTTCCGCTGGCTGCGTCGCGCCAGCATTTCGCCGTATTGCTCGCAGACGTCGATGACCCCGGTGAGTTGATACGTGATCCATCCCTTGTGGGTCGATGGCAGGTTCTTCTCGAATAATCGGTGACCGAGGATTTGCATGGCCCATCCGCCGATGAACATCGGGGCACCGACCTTTGGCTTGGCGAACATCAGCGGCAGCCCGGCCGCGATGATCGGGATGCCGAAGCGATGGGTCGTCCTGACCCCCTTCGACGTGTGTTGCGTGCGGTAGTAGGCCATCTTGTCGGCAAACGGCGCTTCGGGAGGCGGGGCTTGACCCATCGCGATTCCCTCCTTGTCATGACATTCCTATCGGGGTACCGTACGCCATGACCGACCAGTCGGTCAATCGAGTGAGAGGGACTCCCATGCCGACAATCCAAACCCGGGCAGGCCGGGTTGCCTATGACGAGATTGGCAGCGGGCCAACGGTTGTGCTGCTGCACGCAACGCTGCACGACCGCCGGGACTTCGACCCGATCCGCGAGGCGCTGGCCCGCCGCTACCGCACCATTGCAGTGGACTGGCCGGGGCACGGAGACTCGGATCCCGTGGGCTCGGCCGCTGAGCCCAGTGCCCCACTGTTCGCCGATGTACTCGAGGATGTCGTCGACGGCTTGGGTCTGACGCGGGCTGTGCTGATTGGAAATTCGGTCGGCGGGTTTGCCGCCGCGCGGTTGGCGATTACCCGGCCCGATCGTGTTGCGGGACTCGTCCTGGTCAACACCGGCGGCTTCGTGCCGTTGGGCCCGACGACGCGTGCCTTCTGCCGGGTCATCGGCTCGCCGGCGTTTGTCCGGCTCGGTGCGTCGGCATTCATCCGGGGCTACATGAAGGCCAAGAACGACAGCGATCGGAAGATCGCCGAGCGCGCGATCGCGGCGGCGAAAACGTCCGAAGGGATTCGGACGTTGACCGGGCTCTGGCGAAGCTTCGCGACGCCCGCACACGATTTACGAAGCCGCGCAGCGGAACTGACCGTCCCCACGCTCATCGTATGGGGCCGCAAGGACATCGCGATACCGCTGCGCGCCGGACGCGCCACGCATGACGCCATCGCGGGTTCGCGCCTCGAGATCCTGGACACCGGGCACGTGGTCTTTTCATCGGACCCGGCGGGCTTCTTGGCGGTCGCCGAGCCGTTTCTGGAATCGGTCGGTAGTAGCGAGATGGGTGCGCCTCGAAAGCCCTTATAGCACAAGTGATGTCAGTTGCGGTACTCGGCGGCCTCGACGAAGCGGCGCACGCCTACACTGGCTCTGGGACCGGCAACTCGGACCCTGCCAAGTCGCTGCCAAGGCGAGCGGACGCCGGATCAGGACTCCTCAAGACGGCCATCGCG encodes:
- a CDS encoding DUF962 domain-containing protein, whose translation is MGQAPPPEAPFADKMAYYRTQHTSKGVRTTHRFGIPIIAAGLPLMFAKPKVGAPMFIGGWAMQILGHRLFEKNLPSTHKGWITYQLTGVIDVCEQYGEMLARRSQRKAGLR
- a CDS encoding alpha/beta fold hydrolase, coding for MPTIQTRAGRVAYDEIGSGPTVVLLHATLHDRRDFDPIREALARRYRTIAVDWPGHGDSDPVGSAAEPSAPLFADVLEDVVDGLGLTRAVLIGNSVGGFAAARLAITRPDRVAGLVLVNTGGFVPLGPTTRAFCRVIGSPAFVRLGASAFIRGYMKAKNDSDRKIAERAIAAAKTSEGIRTLTGLWRSFATPAHDLRSRAAELTVPTLIVWGRKDIAIPLRAGRATHDAIAGSRLEILDTGHVVFSSDPAGFLAVAEPFLESVGSSEMGAPRKPL